The Neobacillus sp. PS3-34 genome has a window encoding:
- a CDS encoding C40 family peptidase encodes MKKLLKLVAFLLVAVPLLTQGQTNVKAAEQTELTEYAKNFIGVPYVWGGTTPQGFDCSGFLSYVFKEYGVQLPRTSAEQFQQGEKISTNEMVPGDLVFFTTYKSGPSHAGIYLGDNKFIHASPHGVEIASLNLSYYKSRFLGAKRFIQPAQVKAANTLLPVKKASWEQYT; translated from the coding sequence ATGAAAAAACTGCTAAAGCTTGTTGCCTTCTTATTGGTTGCAGTTCCTTTATTGACACAAGGTCAAACGAATGTAAAGGCCGCCGAACAAACCGAATTGACAGAATATGCAAAAAACTTTATTGGCGTTCCTTATGTTTGGGGCGGAACCACTCCACAGGGATTCGACTGCTCTGGCTTCTTATCGTATGTATTCAAAGAATATGGCGTTCAGCTTCCTCGCACAAGTGCTGAACAATTCCAGCAAGGCGAGAAAATCAGCACAAACGAAATGGTTCCTGGAGATCTTGTATTTTTCACAACCTATAAATCAGGTCCTTCACATGCAGGCATCTACTTGGGTGACAATAAATTCATCCATGCTTCACCACATGGTGTCGAAATTGCCAGCTTAAACTTAAGTTACTATAAATCTAGATTCCTAGGTGCAAAAAGATTCATCCAGCCTGCACAGGTTAAGGCAGCAAACACACTCCTTCCTGTTAAAAAGGCCAGCTGGGAACAGTATACATAA